The DNA segment GTAAGTGTAAGTGGTCAATGTAGACCAACCATTATTTgtctttttcaaaatcaaattggGCAATcctgagtgaaaaaaaaaaatcaaaccaaaaataATAAGTATATCAAAAAAGGGTCCACACAGACCCAATTTACAATCAGACGATacaagaaatagaaaaataaatttgtaaaaaaaaatgatgctaGTTTCAGATGTGCAGCGAAGGGTATCAACAAGTATAGTTATGAGTggcattgaaattaatttttttaagtaaaatattaagtattatggataaaaaaaatataattaattttttttccactaagttttctaataaatattagtcataTTCATACTTCTTTAATTAAGATCTTATATTCGAATATTGtgaatagaaaaattaattaaaagaaaccaATTCTCTAACAATTATTAGTTATactcataattaattttcttacatTATATGGCCCCTATTCAAAATAATAGATATAGgtacttatatttatttgataatgatgttgtttgtgtaaagtatttattagtttttttactaatttttgttgagaaacttaattaataatttttaatagtatttttctttttaattatttttcttcatctatAAGATTTGAAATCAAAAGCTTGTTTACGACAAgcctaatttcatttttatacaagtttttaaaaatataatcatattttacataaaaaaataaacacaaaatctCATTATAAATTATACATTTGATTATATTAAGCAAAAAAAGATGCATCACAATTTATGTTACCCAAAAATTACGTGCATgcacacaaatatttatatataaggttatatctaaaagaaacaaaaaaatatacacaataagaacacaatttttttaagcaaattttatttgttaaaaatcctcttcattttcattttctttttctttttctttctctctttctttttcctcgcatcatattttttttctttactagtatactaacttttagttttaatttctttgtaaTCTGAGTTGCTGTTTATGTTTGTTATGCTGTTAAAAATATAACCACTTTAACTTATTATAATAGATTCATTACATGTTAATATGTCACCCttcaaaattcatttgaaataaatttatgaatataacatgttagaaaaaaaaagattaagttAGTTTTTGattctctaatttattatttaagtttaatttggtCCTCAATTATTTTGGGTTCAATtcgatcttttaatttttaaaattgattcaatttgatcctctaattttaaaatcaatatattttttttggaaaaatatatattttgtgatgatTTAAAATCACTTAGTAGCAATTATAAAACCATcacaaaatgtaattttttataagttagaccgaatgaccaaattaaataaatttaaaaaaaattagagaatcaaattaaaaaaactaaagaccaaattaaatctaaaaaataaattagataactaaaaaactaatttaacaaaaaaaaaactaaatcttTTGTAGTGTCTACTTACatgtcatattttaatttgaataaaaaaaataaaatcagaaaattaatacaaaattatacattttttaaaagatttttaggATCCCTTTTGACCATGAGCCTTGAGACATCACACTTCTAAACTATAACCTGGCCTTAGTCATACCCTGTATACTTTTTACTAATAAGATGGTTAGCAAAAAGATGTGTAGCAAGGATTTTTCTTGAGCCTTAACGTGAAAATTCAGTCATAATCCTTAAGGGCCACTGTGTCTATAAATTAGAAGCACAAATAATAGAGAGGGGTTACCCATTTTCAATCAAGCTTCTGAAGATAAAATAGATCACTCACTCATTTAATCAGAGATTTCACGCACTCAAGTATCCAGGCCAGGCACCACCTTTGATCTTTCAAAGCCTAGGTATCCAATTGCCTCCTTGTTTGTATTTGTGTATTCACAATTCATCACTTTGAAACATCACCAGttcataatgtaatttttttcttcttgaaataATGTAATCCTTAAATGTAAGGActgttcaaataaaaatgaaaaaaggatcATCCttgaatttgtttattttaaatcataGTTTGGGTCAGGCCTTGCGGCGGGTAAACTTCCAAATCAGGTCCGTTTCAATCTATTTAATATTTGCTATTTCCATCTTCCTCTGTGTGTGCGCTTTTATTGTGCCTTAATAAAGAAAGAACGAAAGAATTATTTGAATGGTAATAAATTTCCAACGTAAAAGAGAAGACTTTATTGCACAATTGTGTATTACAACTTCTCATGATCAATTCAACTTCTTATTACCACCATAACATGATTTCCCTTCAAGCATGGAAATCACTCTCAAATCTTTCCCACACCACTTGGTAAAACAATCAAAccataaccataaggtatctcatACATCAAAAAACCATTGGCATAACATAAATAACGAAACCAAAACTAAAGTGTTAAAAAGCAAACATAGAAGTTGCACTGGGTCGAGTCATTCCCAACAAATTCTTAGCTATTTACTCGTGCACATTGTTTCCTTATTTCTCCTTCTGTTCCGGTCTTGACATTAATTCGTCCCATTTTTTCCATGGACTTGGCAAATTCTGCAAAAAATCCTTGAGTTGATTGAAGTTGTCTGGCAATAATAGCTCTTGTGGTAGAACTTTCAAGCAATGCAGCATCTGATTGAAACAAACCCCTTCTTTTAACCACTTGTTTAAAATAACCAAGATCAAATGTGTTCCGACTTCCCGGGTCCATCTCAATAAGTGTGGTGTTGTCATTGATATTCTTGCACTTAAAGGTCTTAAGATTTTTTGCATATTCATTATCTAGAGTTGGATCAGTGTCACCCTTGCCAGTAAAATTGTATAATCGGGTTGCAATTGATGAGCAATGAGAAACACCAATCGTTTGAGCACCTAAGGAAATTGAATCTTTGGTGATTAGgatcaaagaatttaaaatgtgtaacaaagaaaatgacaaaacttACATATAATTTTCTTACATGATTTTGATATTGTACAATCAAAATTAGTGCTTTACCATGATAACTTATGTTCCTTTAATGTTAACTTtcagatttaaatatgtttttagtcttttaaatttagagtaaattaattttttgtctttcaaatttaatattcatCCTTCTAGTcctgtaatttttaaaaagttgattttaatCCATTCGTCCAAATATCGTTAAAGATTTGCTTACATAGCTAATAAATTACGTACAAGTTATTTATGTGACAAcctattttgattttgtattcTTATTATCAAAAACCTCACATGCATGTTTTCCTTTCAAAGTATTTATTTTGACAGCATTCGGAAATAGGGTATTTGGAGGGAgggactaaaataattttttttcaaaaattaaatatcaatttttaaattttaagaacaaaaataaacttatcttaaatttaaaggttaaaaacatatttaaacctaatTTATAGTACAAAACTAAAGAATTTTGACATACCAGAAAGCAAGACAAGGTCGTTTACATCAAGTCCAACATTGCCAAAGAGTGTTAGGAGGGTAGTGAGGTTGTGAAATGGAGCAGGCAAGCTAAGCAATGCCTCTTCTGCTTTAGAGATTACCCCGTCCCTTCGACCTGTTGGAACATTCCAATAGGGTCCACCCTGCAAACACAAGACAATGGCAGAATAACAACATGGGCCATTCCATTTCTATTCTATAAAAGAAAGCCTTGAGAAAACATGACACAAATATGGATATTTAACTATATATAACTTAACACCTAGCCAGTACTCTTGCACATCACTTTTTCACCATTCattctctaaattattatttgattctAATTGTCTTGGTTCATCTATGCGTACGTGGGTTTGAATGTTTGAATGGAGTTcataaaattgatttagaaagtaatttgatttatgtttaaatatttttattataaagtaaatttgacggtaaaatttaatataaaattttcatcaaCACATGACCTACTCAAAATTActtcaatctataatt comes from the Glycine soja cultivar W05 chromosome 6, ASM419377v2, whole genome shotgun sequence genome and includes:
- the LOC114417290 gene encoding peroxidase 3-like gives rise to the protein MESQSYFKALIIILIALIGSTQAQLQLGFYAKSCPKAEKIILKYVVEHIRNAPSLAAALIRMHFHDCFVNGCDGSVLVNSTQGNQAEKDSPPNLTLRGFGFIDTIKSVVEAECPGVVSCADILALTARDSVHSIGGPYWNVPTGRRDGVISKAEEALLSLPAPFHNLTTLLTLFGNVGLDVNDLVLLSGAQTIGVSHCSSIATRLYNFTGKGDTDPTLDNEYAKNLKTFKCKNINDNTTLIEMDPGSRNTFDLGYFKQVVKRRGLFQSDAALLESSTTRAIIARQLQSTQGFFAEFAKSMEKMGRINVKTGTEGEIRKQCARVNS